A genomic stretch from Achromobacter spanius includes:
- the lpxD gene encoding UDP-3-O-(3-hydroxymyristoyl)glucosamine N-acyltransferase → MPVLLDLARAPTLEALLSAANTQGMDWRVSAPPGVEPFKVRGIGTLSSAGSQEITFLANPRYQSLLGSTQAGAVIVSADVAEALEADGANRPPFALVVCKHPYLLYARVAQWFDAARRPALPGSTHPSAVVAPDAVLEEGVRIGPNCVVEAGARIGRDTILGPGCVVGVGSSIGAGSRLHAHVTLYEGVKVGERAIIHSGAVLGADGFGFAPDPTLGQGAWGKIPQLGGVSIGNDVEIGANTTIDRGALDDTVVSDGVKLDNQIMVAHNVRIGAHTAVAACVGIAGSTTIGERCTIGGAAMLSGHLTLGDDVHISGGTAVTSSINKPGRYTGVFPYAEHGDWQRNAAVIQQLAQLRRRVRTLEKD, encoded by the coding sequence ATGCCGGTTTTACTGGATCTTGCTCGCGCGCCGACCCTTGAAGCACTGTTGAGCGCCGCCAATACCCAGGGTATGGACTGGCGCGTCAGCGCGCCTCCCGGCGTAGAACCCTTCAAGGTCCGCGGTATCGGGACCTTGTCTTCCGCAGGTAGCCAGGAAATCACCTTCCTGGCCAACCCGCGCTACCAGAGCCTGCTTGGGTCCACCCAGGCGGGGGCGGTCATCGTCTCGGCTGACGTGGCCGAAGCGCTGGAAGCCGACGGCGCCAATCGGCCGCCCTTTGCGCTGGTGGTCTGCAAGCACCCCTATCTGCTTTACGCCCGCGTGGCGCAATGGTTCGACGCCGCGCGTCGGCCGGCGCTGCCGGGGTCCACGCATCCTTCCGCCGTCGTTGCGCCTGATGCCGTCCTCGAAGAGGGCGTGCGTATTGGCCCTAATTGCGTGGTGGAAGCGGGTGCGCGCATCGGTCGAGACACCATACTTGGGCCAGGCTGCGTCGTGGGGGTGGGTTCATCCATCGGCGCGGGCAGCCGCCTGCACGCACACGTCACCCTTTACGAAGGGGTGAAAGTGGGCGAACGGGCCATCATCCACAGTGGCGCCGTGTTGGGCGCGGACGGTTTCGGCTTTGCGCCGGACCCGACGCTGGGGCAGGGCGCCTGGGGCAAGATCCCTCAATTGGGCGGCGTGTCCATAGGCAACGATGTCGAAATCGGGGCCAATACCACCATCGACCGGGGGGCCCTGGACGACACCGTGGTGTCGGACGGCGTCAAGCTGGACAATCAGATCATGGTGGCGCACAACGTGCGCATCGGTGCCCACACCGCGGTGGCGGCATGTGTTGGCATTGCTGGGTCCACGACCATCGGCGAACGTTGCACCATCGGCGGCGCCGCGATGCTGTCCGGCCATTTGACCTTGGGCGACGACGTGCACATTTCAGGTGGCACGGCGGTTACCTCCAGTATTAACAAGCCTGGCCGCTATACGGGCGTGTTCCCGTATGCCGAGCATGGCGACTGGCAGCGCAACGCCGCCGTGATACAACAGTTGGCGCAACTGCGCCGCCGCGTGCGCACGCTGGAAAAAGATTAA
- a CDS encoding OmpH family outer membrane protein — MMSDFALKSSNTPRAKRRGKLGGSIALVGALILGSAAAIPAQAQNTKIGFVNTERILRESGPAKTAQSKIEAEFKKRDDELQRLNNSLRSQAEKFDKDAPVLSESDRVKRQRELSNLDTDLQRKRREFQEDFNRRRNEEFSGIVTKANEAIKRIAEQENYDLIIQDAVTVNPRIDITDKVIQSLGK; from the coding sequence ATGATGTCTGATTTCGCACTTAAATCATCGAATACGCCGCGCGCCAAGCGCCGTGGCAAGCTGGGCGGCTCCATTGCCCTGGTGGGTGCGCTCATTCTCGGTTCGGCTGCTGCGATTCCCGCGCAGGCTCAAAACACCAAGATCGGCTTCGTCAACACTGAACGGATTCTGCGTGAATCGGGTCCGGCCAAGACGGCGCAAAGCAAGATCGAAGCCGAATTCAAGAAGCGCGACGACGAACTCCAGCGCCTGAACAACAGCCTGCGTTCGCAAGCCGAGAAGTTCGACAAGGACGCGCCGGTTCTGTCGGAGTCGGATCGTGTGAAGCGCCAGCGCGAGTTGTCCAATCTGGATACCGACCTGCAACGCAAGCGTCGTGAATTCCAGGAAGACTTCAACCGCCGCCGCAATGAAGAATTCTCGGGCATCGTGACGAAGGCCAACGAGGCCATCAAGCGCATCGCCGAGCAAGAAAACTACGACCTGATCATTCAGGACGCCGTGACGGTCAACCCGCGCATCGACATCACCGACAAGGTGATTCAGAGCCTGGGCAAGTAA
- the bamA gene encoding outer membrane protein assembly factor BamA: MSFRRMFHHKKGVLPGLIAALMLPAMAQAFDPFVVRDIRVEGIQRTDAGTVFGYLPVKVGEKFTEEEATEAIRRLYGTGFFTDVQIQTDNNVVVVVVQERPTIASVNFNGMREFDSKAITTSLGQVGFAEGRIFDRSMLERAEYELKQQYLSKGKYGVEVTSTVTPLPRNRVGVSFDVFEGDVARIQEIRFVGNKAFSESDLLDEFKLTTPGWLTWYTDTDKYSREKLEGDLERLRSFYLDQGYLEFSVEPPQVTISPDRKDIRITITVHEGEPYKVRSVKLAGNLLGLDKEINALLQVKPDETFSAAKANDSAKAITDYLGELGYAFANVNPNPQLDRAKHEADLTFYVDPSRRVYVRRIQIGGNTRTRDEVVRREMRQQEAAWYDAKDIKTSRDRVDRLGYFSDVNVKTDPVPGSPDQVDVNVDVKEKPTGMINLGVGYGSSEKAILSAGISEDNVFGSGTNLTLQLNTSKTNRAIVLSHTDPYWTKDGISRTTSAYYRVTEPWNNNDGDYRVKAIGLGMNFGIPISEYDRIFLGANFEHNQIDLFTNSPQAYKDFVGQYGDSTNSVIFSTGWSKDTRDSALAPTSGSYTRLKADVSTVDLQYTMLTGQQQYFLPLGGSYTLALNGMVDWGRSYGSKDYPVIKNVYAGGIGTVRGYEGSSLGPRDTLTGDYLGGTRRIVANAQLYLPFPGATKDRTLRWFIFSDAGQVAAGSGLSCTRGRDNTEVEDPCGWRFSAGIGLSWQSPMGPLQLSYARPLNSKQGDDKQSFQFQIGTGF, translated from the coding sequence ATGTCTTTTCGCCGGATGTTTCATCACAAAAAGGGTGTACTGCCGGGTCTGATCGCCGCATTAATGCTGCCGGCCATGGCCCAAGCCTTCGACCCTTTTGTCGTGCGGGATATCCGCGTAGAAGGAATTCAACGGACTGACGCCGGCACCGTCTTCGGTTATCTCCCTGTGAAAGTGGGCGAGAAATTCACCGAAGAAGAAGCCACCGAGGCCATCCGCCGCCTGTACGGCACGGGCTTTTTCACCGACGTGCAGATCCAGACGGACAACAACGTTGTTGTGGTCGTGGTGCAGGAACGGCCGACCATCGCCTCCGTCAATTTCAACGGCATGCGCGAATTCGACTCCAAGGCGATCACCACGTCGCTGGGGCAGGTCGGCTTCGCCGAAGGCCGCATCTTCGACCGCTCCATGCTCGAGCGCGCGGAATACGAACTGAAGCAGCAATACCTGTCCAAGGGCAAGTACGGCGTTGAAGTCACGTCCACCGTGACGCCGCTGCCGCGCAACCGCGTTGGCGTGAGCTTCGACGTGTTCGAAGGCGATGTCGCCCGCATCCAGGAAATCCGTTTCGTGGGCAACAAGGCTTTCTCGGAAAGCGATCTGCTTGACGAATTCAAGCTGACCACGCCGGGCTGGCTGACCTGGTACACCGATACCGACAAGTATTCCCGCGAAAAGCTCGAAGGCGATCTTGAACGCCTGCGTTCGTTCTACCTGGATCAGGGTTATCTTGAGTTCTCGGTTGAGCCTCCCCAGGTCACTATTTCGCCCGACCGCAAAGACATCCGCATCACCATCACCGTCCACGAAGGCGAACCCTACAAGGTGCGCAGCGTGAAGCTGGCGGGCAACCTGCTGGGCCTGGACAAGGAAATCAACGCGCTGTTGCAGGTCAAGCCTGACGAGACCTTCTCGGCGGCCAAGGCCAACGATTCCGCCAAGGCCATTACCGATTACCTGGGCGAACTGGGCTACGCGTTTGCCAACGTCAACCCCAACCCGCAACTGGACCGCGCCAAGCACGAAGCCGACCTGACGTTCTACGTCGATCCAAGCCGCCGTGTTTACGTGCGCCGCATCCAGATCGGCGGCAACACCCGCACGCGCGATGAAGTCGTGCGCCGCGAAATGCGCCAGCAGGAAGCCGCCTGGTACGACGCCAAAGACATCAAGACCTCGCGCGACCGTGTCGACCGCCTGGGCTATTTCAGCGACGTCAACGTCAAGACCGATCCGGTTCCGGGCTCGCCCGACCAGGTCGACGTGAACGTCGACGTGAAAGAAAAGCCCACCGGCATGATCAACCTGGGCGTGGGCTATGGCTCGTCTGAAAAGGCGATTCTGTCGGCTGGTATCAGCGAAGACAACGTATTCGGCAGCGGCACCAACCTGACGCTGCAGTTGAACACCAGCAAGACCAACCGCGCGATCGTGCTGTCGCACACCGATCCGTACTGGACCAAGGACGGCATCAGCCGCACCACGTCCGCGTACTACCGCGTGACCGAGCCCTGGAACAACAACGACGGTGACTACCGCGTCAAGGCCATCGGCCTGGGCATGAACTTCGGTATTCCGATTTCCGAATACGACCGGATCTTCCTGGGCGCGAACTTCGAGCACAACCAGATCGACCTGTTCACGAATTCGCCGCAGGCCTACAAGGACTTCGTGGGGCAGTACGGCGATTCGACCAACTCGGTCATCTTCAGCACCGGCTGGTCCAAGGACACGCGAGACAGCGCCCTGGCACCCACCAGCGGTTCGTACACGCGCCTGAAGGCCGACGTGTCCACGGTGGACCTGCAATACACCATGCTGACGGGTCAGCAGCAGTACTTCCTGCCGCTGGGCGGCTCCTATACGCTGGCCTTGAACGGCATGGTGGATTGGGGCCGCAGCTACGGCAGCAAGGATTACCCGGTTATCAAGAACGTCTATGCCGGCGGTATCGGCACCGTTCGCGGCTACGAAGGCTCGTCGCTGGGTCCGCGCGATACGCTCACGGGCGATTACCTGGGTGGCACGCGCCGTATCGTCGCCAATGCCCAGCTGTATCTGCCGTTCCCGGGCGCCACCAAGGACCGCACGCTGCGTTGGTTCATCTTCAGCGACGCGGGCCAGGTTGCTGCCGGCAGTGGTCTGAGCTGCACGCGCGGCCGCGACAACACCGAGGTCGAAGATCCTTGCGGCTGGCGTTTCTCGGCCGGTATCGGCCTGTCGTGGCAGTCGCCGATGGGGCCGTTGCAGTTGTCTTACGCCCGTCCGCTCAACTCCAAGCAGGGCGACGACAAGCAAAGCTTCCAGTTCCAGATCGGAACCGGATTCTAA
- a CDS encoding phosphatidate cytidylyltransferase — translation MLGQRIVTAVILLAILAAAMISANPWWFVALLALAAACANWEWLRLTLPQPPSPLISIGVAVLLFGGMLALASAWLAGGGVGWRDPAWVMRYVVPAVAAVWLFGGVTAVVRGRSDAPPASLGWSVFSVPAALAAWAVLAQMFVARGAGFVVSLLALVWVADIAAYFAGRAFGKRKLAPRVSPGKTIEGAIAGVLGAVVWIGLSSLWAGSFGHALVERWSFWLALPIAALLGVVSIVGDLFESLLKRRAGRKDSSTLLPGHGGVYDRIDAILPVAPFALILSGVLF, via the coding sequence ATGTTGGGCCAGCGTATCGTTACCGCCGTCATTCTGTTGGCCATTCTGGCCGCCGCGATGATCAGCGCCAACCCCTGGTGGTTCGTCGCCTTGCTGGCCTTGGCCGCCGCCTGCGCCAACTGGGAATGGCTGCGCCTGACGCTGCCCCAGCCTCCGTCCCCCCTGATTTCCATCGGCGTCGCCGTGCTGCTGTTCGGCGGCATGCTGGCGCTGGCCTCGGCCTGGCTTGCCGGTGGCGGCGTGGGTTGGCGCGATCCGGCCTGGGTGATGCGCTATGTGGTGCCCGCTGTCGCCGCCGTCTGGCTGTTCGGCGGTGTTACCGCCGTGGTTCGCGGCCGTTCCGATGCGCCACCGGCCAGCCTGGGCTGGTCTGTCTTTTCCGTACCCGCCGCCTTGGCCGCCTGGGCCGTACTGGCGCAGATGTTCGTCGCGCGCGGCGCGGGCTTTGTGGTGTCGCTGCTGGCACTGGTCTGGGTGGCTGATATTGCCGCATATTTCGCTGGCCGCGCCTTCGGCAAGCGTAAGCTTGCCCCTAGGGTCAGCCCGGGCAAGACCATCGAAGGGGCCATTGCCGGGGTGCTTGGCGCGGTGGTCTGGATCGGGCTGTCCAGCCTGTGGGCCGGCTCGTTCGGCCACGCGCTGGTGGAACGCTGGAGCTTCTGGCTGGCCCTGCCGATTGCCGCGCTGCTGGGCGTGGTGTCCATCGTGGGCGACCTTTTTGAATCGCTGCTCAAGCGCCGCGCGGGCCGCAAGGATTCCAGCACGCTGTTGCCTGGCCATGGCGGGGTGTATGACCGAATCGACGCGATTCTTCCGGTCGCGCCGTTTGCGTTAATTTTGTCTGGAGTGCTGTTTTGA
- a CDS encoding 1-deoxy-D-xylulose-5-phosphate reductoisomerase: MTVFQRVVVLGSTGSIGESTLDVIARHPERLGVYALSAHSRMERLAEQALASRAAVVVVPDTAARKRFIAAWTGAQPMPDIRVGAQALADTAADPQCDSVMAAIVGAAGLPAALAAARSGKRVLLANKEALVAAGSLFMRAVRDNGAELLPIDSEHNAIFQCLPHGGRAQAPDAPAPGVRRLLLTASGGPFRGRDLEDLHDVTPAQACAHPNWSMGRKISVDSATMLNKGLEVIEAHWLFAMPADRIEVVVHPQSVVHSMVEYDDGSVLAQLGQPDMRTPIAYGLGFPERLESGVGPLDLTRLGRLDFEKPDLARFPCLALSFDALRAGQGACVALNAANEVAVAAFLDGRLPYTWIARVIEATLEWQAGQASVTLNSLDEVLALDADARTFAGNLGLA; encoded by the coding sequence TTGACGGTTTTTCAACGCGTCGTCGTGCTCGGGTCGACCGGATCGATCGGTGAAAGCACGCTGGATGTGATTGCCCGCCACCCTGAGCGCCTGGGGGTTTATGCGCTGTCCGCCCACAGCCGGATGGAGCGTCTGGCCGAGCAGGCCCTGGCCAGCCGCGCGGCCGTCGTGGTGGTGCCTGATACGGCTGCCCGCAAGCGATTCATTGCCGCCTGGACGGGCGCGCAGCCCATGCCCGACATCCGGGTGGGCGCGCAGGCGCTGGCCGACACGGCGGCGGACCCGCAGTGCGATTCGGTCATGGCGGCCATCGTGGGGGCGGCCGGTTTGCCCGCCGCGCTTGCTGCCGCCCGTAGTGGCAAGCGGGTGTTGCTGGCCAACAAGGAAGCGCTGGTCGCCGCGGGCTCGCTTTTCATGCGGGCCGTGCGCGACAACGGCGCGGAACTGCTGCCGATCGATAGCGAACACAATGCCATTTTCCAGTGTCTGCCCCACGGCGGGCGAGCCCAGGCGCCCGATGCGCCCGCGCCCGGCGTACGCCGCCTGTTGCTGACGGCCTCCGGCGGCCCGTTCCGGGGTCGCGATCTTGAAGACCTGCACGATGTGACGCCCGCCCAAGCCTGCGCCCATCCGAACTGGAGCATGGGGCGCAAGATCTCGGTGGACTCGGCGACCATGCTCAACAAGGGGCTGGAAGTCATCGAAGCGCATTGGCTGTTCGCCATGCCCGCTGACCGGATCGAAGTAGTGGTGCACCCGCAAAGCGTCGTGCATTCCATGGTCGAGTACGACGATGGCTCCGTGCTGGCGCAGTTGGGTCAGCCCGACATGCGGACCCCCATTGCCTACGGGCTAGGCTTTCCTGAACGTCTGGAAAGCGGCGTCGGGCCGCTGGACCTGACCCGCCTGGGTCGCCTGGATTTCGAAAAGCCTGATCTGGCCCGTTTTCCTTGCCTGGCCCTGTCCTTTGACGCCTTGCGGGCCGGGCAGGGCGCCTGCGTGGCGCTCAACGCCGCCAACGAAGTCGCCGTTGCCGCATTCTTGGACGGCCGCCTTCCCTACACCTGGATCGCGCGCGTGATCGAAGCCACCCTGGAGTGGCAGGCAGGGCAAGCATCTGTTACGCTCAACAGTCTTGACGAAGTGCTGGCGCTGGACGCCGATGCGCGCACCTTCGCAGGTAACCTTGGGCTGGCCTGA
- the fabZ gene encoding 3-hydroxyacyl-ACP dehydratase FabZ: MELDIKGIMERLPHRYPMLLIDRVVEMVPGKSIVAIKNVSINEPFFNGHFPHHPVMPGVLIVEAMAQASALFSFTDENGGLKCDSSKTAYYLVGVDGARFRRPVVPGDQLRIEVEAERLSRSICKYAARATVDGQEVASAKLMCAIRSLEE, from the coding sequence ATGGAACTCGACATCAAGGGGATCATGGAGAGGTTGCCGCATCGTTATCCGATGCTGCTGATTGATCGCGTCGTTGAAATGGTGCCCGGCAAATCTATCGTGGCCATCAAGAATGTCTCGATCAATGAACCGTTTTTCAACGGCCACTTTCCCCACCATCCGGTGATGCCGGGCGTGCTCATCGTGGAAGCCATGGCCCAGGCCTCGGCGCTGTTCTCGTTTACCGACGAAAACGGCGGGCTGAAGTGCGATAGCTCCAAGACCGCCTACTACCTCGTCGGTGTCGATGGCGCGCGCTTCCGCCGCCCCGTGGTGCCCGGCGATCAACTGCGCATTGAAGTCGAAGCCGAACGCCTGAGCCGCAGCATCTGTAAGTACGCTGCGCGCGCGACGGTTGACGGACAAGAAGTGGCGTCCGCCAAGCTGATGTGCGCGATTCGTAGCCTGGAAGAGTAA
- the uppS gene encoding polyprenyl diphosphate synthase has protein sequence MATSSTQAVPDTRDIPEHVAIIMDGNGRWATRRLLPRTAGHAKGVQAVRRVVEACGRAGVRYLTLFAFSSENWRRPAEEVSLLMRLFVQALEREIGKLDEQGVRLHVIGDLSAFEPRLQELIVAAQARTAHNDRLHLTVAANYGGRWDILQATRAMLAAEPELASHPEQVNEERLARHLSMSWAPEPDLFIRTGGEQRISNFLIWQMAYAEFYFTDRYWPDFGAAELQAAFDWYRTRERRFGRTSAQVSESGAQ, from the coding sequence ATGGCAACCAGTTCGACCCAGGCGGTTCCCGATACTCGCGACATACCCGAACACGTCGCCATCATCATGGATGGCAACGGGCGATGGGCTACGCGGCGGCTGCTGCCTCGCACTGCCGGCCATGCCAAGGGTGTGCAGGCCGTGCGCCGCGTGGTCGAGGCCTGCGGGCGTGCCGGGGTGCGTTACCTGACGTTGTTCGCGTTTAGTTCCGAGAACTGGCGCCGGCCCGCCGAAGAGGTCTCGCTGTTGATGCGCCTGTTCGTGCAGGCGCTGGAGCGCGAAATCGGCAAGCTGGACGAGCAGGGCGTGCGCTTGCATGTCATCGGCGACCTGAGCGCCTTCGAACCCCGCTTGCAAGAGCTGATCGTGGCCGCGCAGGCACGCACCGCGCACAACGACCGCCTGCATCTGACAGTTGCCGCCAACTATGGCGGACGCTGGGACATCCTTCAGGCCACCCGCGCGATGCTGGCCGCCGAACCCGAGCTTGCGTCCCACCCCGAGCAAGTCAATGAAGAGCGCCTGGCCCGGCATCTGTCGATGTCCTGGGCGCCCGAACCCGATCTGTTCATCCGTACCGGCGGTGAGCAGCGCATTTCCAATTTCCTGATCTGGCAGATGGCCTACGCGGAGTTCTACTTCACGGACCGCTATTGGCCGGATTTTGGCGCCGCCGAGCTACAAGCGGCTTTTGACTGGTATCGCACCCGCGAACGCCGCTTCGGCCGCACCAGCGCGCAAGTCAGCGAAAGCGGCGCGCAGTAA
- the rseP gene encoding RIP metalloprotease RseP yields the protein MLFTLLAFAVALGSLITFHELGHYWVARLCGVKVLRFSLGFGKVILRRTDKHGTEWAVSALPLGGYVKMQDDAPAGATPAEAASAFNNKPVGQRIAIVAAGPLFNLILAVVLYAGLNLAGTDEPQAIIAQPTAESPAAQAGLLAGDRILAIDGQEVASWSDARWRLMDVLSTGGRALVEVSTPSGSVQQRELNLQPNAMDPSAGDPLAAAGIRLAQPKPGVRAVNDGGEGQAAGLRTGDTIVAINGQATPETGSVIKQIQQSAGQTLTLTLLRDGANISLNVTPRPEMVNGQEIGRLGVQLGGDVPMVTVRYGLFESVWLGAVRTWDTAWFSLRMMGRMVTGDVSWRNISGPVTIADYAGQTARIGIVAYIAYIALISISLGVLNLLPIPMLDGGHLLYYLVEIVRGSPPPARWIDIGQRAGIGLLAGLMGLALFNDFTRLFT from the coding sequence ATGCTTTTCACCCTGCTGGCCTTTGCGGTAGCGCTTGGCTCACTGATCACCTTCCATGAGCTGGGACACTATTGGGTGGCCCGTCTGTGCGGCGTGAAAGTGCTGCGCTTCTCGTTGGGGTTCGGCAAGGTCATCCTGCGCCGCACGGACAAGCACGGCACCGAATGGGCCGTGTCCGCCTTGCCACTGGGCGGCTACGTCAAGATGCAGGACGACGCGCCCGCCGGCGCCACGCCGGCCGAAGCCGCCAGCGCGTTCAACAACAAGCCGGTCGGCCAGCGCATCGCCATCGTCGCGGCCGGCCCGCTATTCAATCTGATCCTTGCGGTAGTCCTGTATGCCGGGCTGAATCTGGCCGGCACGGACGAACCGCAGGCCATCATCGCCCAACCCACGGCGGAATCGCCCGCCGCGCAGGCCGGCCTGCTGGCCGGCGACCGCATTCTTGCCATTGATGGGCAAGAGGTGGCGTCGTGGTCGGATGCGCGTTGGCGCCTGATGGACGTCCTGTCCACCGGCGGCCGCGCGCTGGTCGAAGTCAGCACGCCGTCGGGCTCGGTCCAGCAACGTGAACTGAACTTGCAGCCCAACGCCATGGATCCTTCCGCTGGCGATCCGCTTGCCGCCGCCGGTATCCGCCTGGCTCAGCCCAAGCCGGGCGTGCGCGCCGTCAACGACGGTGGCGAAGGCCAGGCCGCTGGCCTGCGCACGGGCGACACCATCGTCGCCATCAACGGCCAAGCCACGCCGGAAACGGGCTCGGTCATCAAGCAGATCCAGCAAAGCGCCGGCCAGACGCTGACGCTGACGCTGCTGCGCGATGGCGCCAATATTTCGCTGAATGTCACGCCGCGTCCCGAAATGGTGAACGGCCAGGAAATCGGCCGGCTTGGCGTCCAGCTGGGTGGTGACGTGCCGATGGTGACGGTGCGCTATGGCCTGTTCGAAAGTGTATGGCTGGGTGCGGTCCGCACGTGGGATACGGCCTGGTTTTCGCTGCGCATGATGGGTCGCATGGTCACGGGTGATGTCTCGTGGCGCAACATCAGCGGCCCGGTCACCATTGCGGACTATGCCGGGCAGACCGCCAGAATCGGCATTGTTGCGTATATCGCCTATATTGCGTTGATCAGTATCAGCCTGGGCGTATTAAATTTGCTTCCCATTCCTATGCTGGATGGTGGCCATCTGCTGTACTATCTCGTCGAAATTGTGCGGGGTAGCCCGCCGCCTGCGAGGTGGATCGATATTGGACAGCGCGCCGGCATAGGTTTATTGGCAGGCCTTATGGGGCTTGCGCTGTTTAACGATTTCACGCGGTTATTTACCTAA